In a single window of the Falco rusticolus isolate bFalRus1 chromosome 11, bFalRus1.pri, whole genome shotgun sequence genome:
- the LOC119155607 gene encoding translation initiation factor IF-2-like, with amino-acid sequence MPSRAPRRGTPPLSAAAPPCPASARHRARPRRGASCLSRAAPAEKWRRGEPRLPGGAAGSGTAARPGPGRGPAGRGARCGGAGGSAGERGRAGATQRRARRAGRRARRYGKALLAAALRAVALRSLASTRPPGSSGGSRGPSSCSSSGPAAPGGQRSAPAGWILREHLTERQGQTFHSSGNSYHFKGTTYTCATVSWKRGFLETVFSFCRKYENLSYGMKHFQRDTPAMDDALEAHAY; translated from the exons ATGCCTTCCCGGGCGCCTCGACGGGGCACGCCGCCGCTGtccgccgccgctccgccct GCCCCGCCTCGGCCCGGcaccgggcccggccccgccgaggGGCTTCCTGTTTAtcgcgggcggccccggccgaAAAgtggcggcggggggagccgcgCCTGCCCGGGGGCGCCGCCGGCAGCGGGACGGCCGCCCGCCCCGGTCCCGGCCGCGGTCCCGCCGGGAGGGGCGCGAGgtgcggcggggcggggggcagcgcgggggagcggggccgagCGGGCGCCACCCAGCGCAGGGCGCGACGGGCGGGGCGCCGGGCCCGGCGCTACGGCAAAGCCCTGCTGGCGGCGGCGCTCCGTGCCGTCGCCCTGCGGAGCCTGGCCAGCACTCGCCCACCGGGCAGCTCGGGCGGGAGCCGCGgaccctcctcctgctcctcctccggccccgccgcgccgggcgggcAGCGCTCAGCACCGGCAG GCTGGATCCTCAGAGAACACCTTACAGAGAGACAAGGTCAGACTTTTCATTCAAG tggcaaCAGCTACCACTTCAAGGGCACTACCTACACATGTGCAACGGTCAGTTGGAAGAGAGGATTCCTTGAGACTGtcttttcattctgcagaaaATACGAGAATCTATCATATGGAATGAAGCACTTCCAAAGAGACACCCCTGCAATGGATGATGCATTAGAAGCACATGCCTACTAA